Within Labilithrix sp., the genomic segment GGATCCCCGCTTTCTGCCGCATTTTCGCAGGTGCGACTTTGCCCACATGCTCGCACCTCCCTGAAATTGTTGCTCAATCGAGACGGGTGGATCGGGCATGACCGGGTAATAACCGTGCCCGCATGGTCGGCCACTACCGCTCTCTGTTCGCTCTCGTCATCGCCGCCACGACGGCCGCCGTCGGGTGCGTCGGCAACGCGTCGGAGTCAGAGGAGGAGCTCACCGAGGAGTCGGAGGCGGACCTCGATTCGGTGGAGCCCGAGAAGACGAGCATCGAGAACAAGACGATCCCGTCGTACGCCGACGTCGAGGACCTCGAGGGCACGGCGCTCAGGGAAGCGCTGTTCGACAAGATCAAGTCGCACCGCTCGCTCGGCTACAACAAGGCGCGGAAGACGATGTTCGCGCGCGACGCGGCGGGCTTCCAGACCGACAACGGCAAGATCGAGTGCGTGTACACGGGCCGCCTCGCGTCGCCGAACGGCACCACCACGGTGTCGAGCTTCAACACCGAGCATTCGTGGCCGCAGAGCGACGGCGCGAACCGCGAGCCGGCGAAGAGCGACCTCCACCACCTCTTTCCGTCCGACAGCCGCGCGAACAGCTCGCGCAGCAACTTCCCGTTCGGCGAGCCCGCGTGCGCGAAGCCCGGCTCCATGGTGCGCTGCTCCTTCGATCAGGGCGGCTCGTTCATGGGCAAGGACCAGGCGGGGAAGAACACCTTCGAGGTCCGCCCGGAGAAGCGCGGAGACATCGCGCGCGCCCACTTCTACATGGCGGTGCGCTACAACCTCCGCATCCCGAACACCGAAGAGGTCGTCCTCCGCGAGTGGAACGACGAAGACCCGGTCGACGCGATCGAGCAGAAGCGCAACGCGGCGATCGAGTCGGTCCAGAACAACCGCAACCCCTTCGTCGACCGCCCCGACTTCGTCGCGAAGATCGCGGATTTCTGATCCGCGATCGACAAAGAGCGCGGGCTCGACAACGCGCGGCCGGCGCAGCCCTCTGACGGCCCGCTGTCGTTCCGCTTCTGAGCGACGTCTTCAGAGACAGCCCTTCCGTCCGCCCGCCGTTTCGCTCACGCACTTCGTCGGTGACGTGCACTCCTCGTCTCGAACGCACGCGCGCGCGCACACTCCGATGACGCAGATCGCGCCGGGTCGAAGGAAGCAGTCCTGATCGAGCTTGCACTCTCGCACGCATATTTGGTGCGTCGTGTCGCGCAGGGCCTCGATGCAGTACTGGACCCCGCCGACCGAGGGCATCAGCGGCCCGCACGACGCGATGCCTTGGGGACAGGGATCGCCGAAGGCCGGAAACGTGTCCGTCACCGGCAGCATCTTCGCGTCGATGTAGCCGTCGAGCACGCCGTTGTGCTCGAGCTTCCCGCCGAGAAGGACACTTCCTTCGAGCGACGTCGCGTAGCGAATGGAGTCCGTCCGTAGCTCGACCGACTCGAAGCCGAGCTCGAAGTAGGGGCCGAGGGTCACCTTCGGATTGGCGCGCGCCTTGG encodes:
- a CDS encoding endonuclease, translating into MVGHYRSLFALVIAATTAAVGCVGNASESEEELTEESEADLDSVEPEKTSIENKTIPSYADVEDLEGTALREALFDKIKSHRSLGYNKARKTMFARDAAGFQTDNGKIECVYTGRLASPNGTTTVSSFNTEHSWPQSDGANREPAKSDLHHLFPSDSRANSSRSNFPFGEPACAKPGSMVRCSFDQGGSFMGKDQAGKNTFEVRPEKRGDIARAHFYMAVRYNLRIPNTEEVVLREWNDEDPVDAIEQKRNAAIESVQNNRNPFVDRPDFVAKIADF